Within Hydractinia symbiolongicarpus strain clone_291-10 chromosome 11, HSymV2.1, whole genome shotgun sequence, the genomic segment tcgcataatactgcataatgcctttataatactctctatcgttccattgcaaattcatatttttttctgtcgatggccataaccaacgtaatatcgcataatactgcataatgcctttataatactctctatcgttccatagcaaattcatattttttctgtcgatggccataaccaacgtaatatcgcataatactgcataatgccttcataatgctctctatcgttccataacaaatacatattttttctgtcaataatccataaccaacgtaatatcgcataatactgcataataccttcataatactctctgtcgttacataaaagtacatattttttctgtcgatagcCATACCAACGTAGTATCGCATgttactgcataatgccttcataatactctctgtcgctacctaacaaatacatattttttctggcaataatccataaccaacgtaatatcgcataatactgcataatactgcataataccttcataattcataaaaaatacataaattttctgtcgatggccacaccaacgtaatatcgcaaaatactgcataatgcctttataatactctctatcgttccatagcaaattcatattttttctgtcgatggccataaccaacgtaatatcgcataatactgattaatgccttcataatactctctatcgttccataacaaatacataaattttctgtaaataatccataaccaacgtaatatcgcataatactgcataataccttcataatactctctgtcgtcacataaaaaatacatattttttctgtcgatggccataccaacgtaatatcgcatattactgcataataccttcataatactctctgtcgctacataacaaatacttattttttctggcaataatccataaccaacgtaatatcgcataatactgcataataccttcataatccataaaaaatatataatttttctgtcgatagccataccaacgtaatatcgcataatactgcataatgcctttataatactctctatcgttccatagcaaattcatattttttctgtcgatggccataaccaacgtaatatcgcataatactgattaatgccttcataatactctctatcgttccataacaaatacataaattttctgtaaataatccataaccaacgtaatatcgcataatactgcataatactgcataataccttcataattcataaaaaatacataaattttctgtcgatggccacaccaacgtaatatcgcataatactgcataatgcctttataatactctctatcgttccattgcaaattcatattttttctgtcgatggccataaccaacgtaatatcgcataatactgcataatgcctttataatactctctatcgttccatagcaaattcatattttttctgtcgatggccataaccaacgtaatatcgcataatactgcataatgccttcataatgctctctatcgttccataacaaatacatattttttctgtcaataatccataaccaacgtaatatcgcataatactgcataataccttcataatactctctgtcgttacataaaagtacatattttttctgtcgatagcCATACCAACGTAGTATCGCATgttactgcataatgccttcataatactctctgtcgctacctaacaaatacatattttttctggcaataatccataaccaacgtaatatcgcataatactgcataatactgcataataccttcataattcataaaaaatacataaattttctgtcgatgcccacaccaacgtaatatcgcaaaatactgcataatgcctttataatactctctatcgttccatagcaaattcatattttttctgtcgatggccataaccaacgtaatatcgcataatactgattaatgccttcataatactctctatcgttccataacaaatacataaattttctgtaaataatccataaccaacgtaatatcgcataatactgcataataccttcataatactctctgtcgtcacataaaaaatacatattttttctgtcgatggccataccaacgtaatatcgcatattactgcataataccttcataatactctctgtcgctacataacaaatacttattttttctggcaataatccataaccaacgtaatatcgcataatactgcataataccttcataatccataaaaaatatataatttttctgtcgatagccataccaacgtaatatcgcataatactgcataatgcctttataatactctctatcgttccatagcaaattcatattttttctgtcgatggccataaccaacgtaatatcgcataatactgattaatgccttcataatactctctatcgttccataacaaatacataaattttctgtaaataatccataaccaacgtaatatcgcataatactgcataataccttcataatactctctgtcgtcacataaaaaatacatattttttctgtcgatggccataccaacgtaatatcgcatattactgcataataccttcataatactctctgtcgctacataacaaatacttattttttctggcaataatccataaccaacgtaatatcgcataatactgcataataccttcataatccataaaaaatatataatttttctgtcgatagccataccaacgtaatatcgcataatactgcataatgccttcatgatactctctatcgttccatagcAAATtcgtattttttctgtcgatggccataaccaacgtaatatcacaTAATacagcataataccttcataatactctcaatCGTTCCAcaacaaatttatatttttctgtcaataatccataaccaacgtaatagcgcataatattgcatattaccctataatactctctatcgctacataacaaatgcattttttttggCTAAAACCAACGTAATATGCCACATTATTCCGCAGTAGAAGCAAGTATTCTCCCTGGAAATGACGTATCAAAATTTCTAAAGTAGACCAATTAATGCAAAGTGACCACAtagtgaaaaaaacaacaattgagGTTGAGTATACATCCATTTACCAATAAAATGATATTATGGCAAAATACTCTTCTGCGAAATGATACATCAAAAGTCCCACAACAGATCAACAAAGGGAAGACCTTACACTATAAACCAAACTAACATTGATGTTGGATaacaatccatacacaaatagaCACTATGTGTTGGACAAATACCCTCCCGCGAACGGACATATTAAAAGTCCTCAAGCACGCCAATCAAAAGAAGACTTTATACTTTAAACTAAACAAACACTGATGTTGGATACACGTCAATACACAAAGAGAGACTATATTTTGGACAAATACCTTACcgcgatataaaaaaaaataaaagttctaaAGCAGACTAATCAATGTGTAGACTTTACACTGTAATTGAACAAATAttgaggttggatacacatccatcCACCAATAGAAGTCATATTTGGGCTAAATACCCTGCAAGAAAATGACACATCAAAAGTCCCAAAGGAGACCAATTGAAGGAAGAACTATTCACTATAAACCAAACCAACACTGATGTTGGATAACAATCCATTCACAAATAGACACTATACTTTGGACGAATACCCTTCCGCGAAAAGATGAAGCACgccaatcaagagaagactttaCGCCTTAAATTAAACATTCAGTGAGGTTGGGTGCACATCTATGCACCAATAGAAACCATATTCTGGACAAATACCCCCTCGCAAATGACACAGTAAAAGTCTTAAGCTGTTAGATTTGAGGAAAGATGTATAGTATGCACTAAAAAGGCGGTATTGTTCTATACCTATGCACATGCAATAGAGACGACAGTGATAGCTTGGATaagactatttaaaaaatgacctaaTAGATCTATTCAAATAAAGCCTCCCTAAACCAGCAAGTGAATGGGATATTCCAcaatacatggctaaaaaacaacctgggtgaAAGTAAAGGTCGAAATCCtagcagaaaaattaaaagaagtctGTAAATGTGAGACACATCCATACGTCATTTGAGGTAACACTTTTAGAAGTTGAGGTATGTGCAAATTAAAAGCTGAGATattttaaaagaccaatcaaagagaattatgaattatgaaggtattatgcagtattatgcagtattatgcgatattacgttggttatagattatcgacagaaaaaaatatgtattttttatggaacgatagagagtattatgaaggcattatgcagtattttgcgatattacgttggtatgggcatcgacagaaaatttatgcattttttatgaattatgaaggtattatgcagtattatgcagtattatgcgatattacgttaattatggccatcgacagagaGATTATGTATCTTTCATGGATTATGAAGGTactatgcagtattatgcgatattgcgttggttatggattattgacagaaaaaatatgtatttgttatgtagcgacacGGGTGATTCAAACGGCCGTACAATGGAATTTAAGCGCATTTGCCGGGAGTCTGGGGCGAGCttccaaaattttgtaacaaagtTGCTGATAAAGGCACAACTTCTAATGTCGATAACAGAAATTTTACTCTCGCGTGGCCTTATGTAAATCTATTTAACTAGCATCTAAGGTCTTCAGATGCtgtggaaaaaatcaaaaaacaattttgttgtcGTTTCCAAGCGCAACAAACGTAAATAAGACGAGACGGTAAATGTCGAGTCAAAAAGTGACCTAGCTAACAGGTCGGCTATAACGTTATATAGAGTTTTTCACCTAATCAAACTTATATGTTACGAAAGCCCAAGGATTatactttctattttttaaagttccatactgctttcagtttttttctgaaaaatatttgtcatcaaagttgaacaaaattcaaatttttaaaatggtggCACAGACAGGAAAAAAAGCTTATGGTCATGAAATGTGAAACTTTATGTTtgcaaaaagcttttgactaagttaaaaaatataattggaaaggcaacgattaaactggttacataatattattttttagaataattaTAGCTATAGAATGGCAGAACATACAGATCTAACCAAACTTTGTCGCATATGTGGAAATATTTTGAATGGAAGAGTTTCCTATCTTGTAAAGGAAAACCTTTCTGGCCTTCAGTCAGCATTTCAGGAGGACTTTGagcaagatgtaaacaaaatacatccaccaaaattttgtaataaatgttACTGCACAATGCAAAATTGTAATTTGCGGggcacaaaaacatcaaaatgccCAGTAAGATGGAAAGAAGGCAGTGCATCAAATTTCTCGAAAATTAAATCTAAAGGGGGACGGcctataaaatctaaaaaaggtgGAAGGCCGAAAAAAACCATTGAGCCAGAATTGATGACACCCAACGACATTTTAAAGCTAAGTCCGTCTAAGCCTGTACCGACAATTATTGAAAAATGCATGACACATTTGGTTGGTATCAAAATTAAACAGTCAAAACTACCGAATCAAACAATTCAATTTGCTACAAAAGGACCACAggtatataaataaacatttagaatatacatatttttctgcatttacctgaaaattattcatatttctactatatatatatatattatatatctaacaaagactaaaaataaaaaacatttctttattttagccAATAACGGTTACACCGATCAGCATGCCAAGAAAGTTATCAAATGAAAGTAGTAAAAGAAGCTTATCTGATCGGAGCAAAACAGctaaaaatataatcaacatgATTTCAGGAAATTCAAATGATGCATTTGTGAAACAAACAGCTGCGATCATGAAAAAATGTGACAAGGAGCAGCGAAAACAAATAATCGCAGAAATCCATCATGTCTCCATTCCAGCTGAGACTGCTGCCGCCATGAAAGCCACCTTGAATTTGCCATGGAACCTTATGCGAAATATTTCCCGATGGCTTGCCACTTTTGACATCAAACTTGCAtctgaaaaaacaacaagacaggTTGCAGACAAGTGGATAGGGAAAGGGCTTGTTGCTGAGCTAGCTCCTCTAACTCGAAAATTTAGTAGTAGTAATAAGCAGCTTGTTGTAGATCCCAAGCCTTGGGTATACCTTTACAATGTTGTAGGTCATATATTAAACCGGTTAACAGAACTGAGTAAAAATAATCAATTAGTTCATCACTCATTTATACCGGATGATGAAATACATGTTAAAATTGGTGGTGACCATGGTGATAACAGTTTCAAAATGAGCTATCAAGTGGCAAATATTAGAAACCCTAATCGCAAAGAAAATACGACCATCTTCAGCATATTTGAGGCAAAGGATTCCGTGACAAATTTAAGAATCTGCTTAGAAAGATTTAAACCACAAATTAGGATTCTACAAAAACAGAAGTGGAATAATTTGAAGATCCGTCTCTTTATGTATGGAGATTACGAGTATTTATGTGCTATGTATGGAATTAGTGGGGCAAATGGtaatgacatgttttattaaattaaaataaatatcaaatttcacattaaggaaaaacaaaaatagcttCAAAAGTTCCTTCTTTGGGCACATATCACTTCAgattccttaaaaaaattatgtgtatATTATATATCAATAATACAATGTgtcttatataaaataaaatctatcTATAAAATTACCttagtgttttaaattttacaggCTGTCACTGTTGTCTCTGGTGCAGCATAAAGACTGACCAACTTTGCATCCCAAAATTTATTCGTGGATCCTTTCCAAAACGTAGCTTGGACAGTTTGAACACAAACCTGCAGCGATTTCGTGACAATGGATCGTTAGTGAAAAACGCCAAACACTAtcaaaatgtgatacatgattgCTTCTTTAACATCCCCCTAGAACAAGTAAGTATAATGTACTTCGTGCAATGTTATGAAAATTCAGCAAacctattttttattactttttatataGGTGGCTATACCAGGGCTCCACCTAACACTtgggatatatttaaaaatgttcaacAACTTGGAAAGCTACTGTCAAGAAGTTGATTTAAGAATTGCCACAATTCATGCTCAAACTACTGATGGTGAAATTAATATTAAATTTGCAGAGTTTATGGCAAATATGAGAATTTTAATGTATGTACACCTTactagatttttattattattaatactacTTCCAATCATATCTTGGGCTGCATTTCTTTATaacatatctatatatatatatgtatatatatatgtatatatttagcAATTTACAAAATGAGTCAAAAGAATTGGAGGACGAGTATGATAACCAGCAGGAACATATGAACTGGATGGTTATATCTAAACAAATTACCAAGGATGAGTTtgaaaaaaactacaaaccAGAGTTGGATAACTTAGAATTTGAACTGAAGGAGAAACATAGAAGCATAAAAGCATTCAAAGAAAAGTACCAATTGGAAATTGGATCTGGTCCTTGCGTATCATCCCTAGACGATACACTGCAGGAGCTTGGTGTTGAGAGGCAGGCGTACCACGGAAAAAGCTTTATTGGCAACCATTGTCATAAAATGCTCAAGGttagatttatttttgcaatttataaaaattttcgttTACTTTATCTTGTTTCAATACAATGCTATACAATTTGTATTGAAACAAGATAAAGTAAacgaaaaatatgaaattgtaTTATGCATAAGTATAATTTCACAAATTGGTTTACAACAAACAGTAGACAATATTATAGGATGGCAACATAAAGTATTTATGTGATCGTATTCCTGAAATTGTACAGAATCAATGTGATGATCAAGTTTTATATCTGGAGTGTCAAGAAACATGCAAGAAGTTTGAACAACTGTTCAAGCTGTATGGTTCGTGTC encodes:
- the LOC130614690 gene encoding uncharacterized protein LOC130614690, whose product is MFNNLESYCQEVDLRIATIHAQTTDGEINIKFAEFMANMRILINLQNESKELEDEYDNQQEHMNWMVISKQITKDEFEKNYKPELDNLEFELKEKHRSIKAFKEKYQLEIGSGPCVSSLDDTLQELGVERQAYHGKSFIGNHCHKMLKDGNIKYLCDRIPEIVQNQCDDQVLYLECQETCKKFEQLFKLYGSCHSIFNSSCIMTQEMLSNLETSINQFMCYLRVNWPSIYISPKLHILEDHVLDFVNKWRTGLGFYGEQGGESIHHDLHRMRINYSNIKNPVDRLKYIMKQHLLTTNPEAQDLKPAAKKRKFTKGEEE